In a genomic window of Tissierella sp. Yu-01:
- the fliP gene encoding flagellar type III secretion system pore protein FliP (The bacterial flagellar biogenesis protein FliP forms a type III secretion system (T3SS)-type pore required for flagellar assembly.): MSKKAIIILFILLITITIIPEASFAEGGTGLTDILFNPSDNPETTVDSVKLLILLTVLTLAPSILILTTSFTRIIVVFSFLRNALGTQQSPPNQLLIGLALFLTLFIMQPIYSQINEEAIQPFLADEITQEEAFEIAAVPMKEFMLNQTREKDLALFLRAQGSDNVQDPMDLTLTTIIPAFAISELKTAFSIGFIIFIPFLVIDMVVSSILMSMGMFMLPPVMISLPFKVLLFVLVDGWYLVVESLIESFI; this comes from the coding sequence TTGAGTAAAAAAGCTATTATAATATTGTTCATACTTCTAATTACAATAACAATTATACCTGAGGCATCTTTTGCAGAAGGCGGTACAGGATTAACTGATATATTATTTAATCCATCTGATAATCCTGAAACTACCGTGGATTCCGTAAAGCTGCTGATATTATTGACTGTTCTTACCTTGGCTCCATCGATACTAATTTTAACGACAAGTTTTACTAGAATTATCGTGGTGTTTTCATTTCTTAGAAATGCACTAGGTACTCAGCAATCACCTCCAAATCAACTATTAATTGGACTAGCTTTATTCTTAACTTTATTTATAATGCAGCCAATATATAGTCAGATAAATGAAGAGGCTATTCAACCATTTCTTGCTGATGAAATAACTCAGGAGGAGGCCTTTGAAATTGCTGCAGTTCCAATGAAGGAGTTTATGTTAAATCAGACTAGGGAAAAAGACTTGGCGCTATTTTTAAGAGCACAAGGTAGCGATAATGTGCAGGACCCAATGGATTTAACCCTTACGACTATCATACCTGCTTTTGCAATAAGTGAGCTAAAGACTGCTTTTAGTATAGGATTTATTATTTTTATACCATTCTTAGTAATTGATATGGTGGTATCCAGTATATTAATGTCCATGGGTATGTTTATGCTTCCACCAGTAATGATTTCATTACCATTTAAAGTTTT
- a CDS encoding flagellar biosynthetic protein FliO: MLSSNSIFAILQTIIVLVIVIVLANLFLKLLNKNMIRNQRIIKIIERTNVFNNSAVGIVQICGKYYLMSFTDRDNKILKELDEVEVESYLEEFKENHSLMDIKDKANLYFGMRKKS, translated from the coding sequence ATGTTATCATCCAATAGTATTTTTGCTATTTTACAAACTATTATAGTTTTAGTAATAGTAATTGTGTTGGCTAATTTGTTTTTAAAGCTACTCAATAAGAATATGATTAGAAATCAAAGGATAATTAAGATTATTGAGAGAACAAATGTATTTAATAATTCTGCCGTAGGCATTGTTCAGATTTGTGGTAAGTATTATTTAATGAGTTTTACTGACAGGGATAACAAGATTCTTAAGGAGCTGGATGAGGTAGAGGTTGAATCCTACCTAGAGGAATTTAAAGAAAATCATAGCCTTATGGATATAAAGGATAAGGCTAACTTATATTTTGGAATGAGGAAGAAAAGTTGA